From the genome of Thiovibrio frasassiensis:
GTAGGCCCAGTGCCCCTGGCCATAACATTTGGCGATGGTGCCGGGCCGCACCCCTTCCCACAGCTTCGCCTTGACCGTGATGCTGGCGTTGGTCGAGGTGAGCTTGACCATGTCGCCGGTCTTGATGCCGAGCTTCTTGCCGTCGGCGGGGTTGATTTTCACGACGTCCTCCCAGCTCTCATCGCCCACATCCACCTTCTTGAATTCATGGTACCAGGCGGTGTTCTGGCTCCGGCCCTCGCGGTTGAGCCTGGACTTGTAGTCGATGAAGGTAAAGGGGTATTCCTCCTGGCTGCCGTGCCGTTTCGGCGATTCGTAATGCGGCACGAAGACCAGTTCGCCCTGGGCTTCGTAGCCGCTGGCCTTGAGAACCTCGTCCACCGTGGTTTTGTTCTTGTCCGCAAACAGCCCCAGAGTTTTCTTCAGGGTCTCGCTGTAGAACTCGAACTTCTTGGTTTCGGTCTTGAACTTGCCCCAGTTCTTCTTGTAGGCATAGGTTTCGGTGTTGTAGATGCCCTTCTTCTTGAAATCCTCCCAGCCGGAAATCTGGTCGCCCTTCATCTTGTCCTTGCCGTCCCAGACCTTGTGACTGGAGATCTTGGCGGCGATCTCCACGAACTCGGCGACATTGGCGGGTTTTTTCTTGGTTTCCGGATCTTCGATGGAGGCGTAGTAGTCGAAGAGGTTCGCAAAGCCCCTGGCTTTGAGCTTCTCGGCCAGCAGCCACATCATTTCGGTCTCCTCGGGTTTGGCCTGACCCAGCGGTTTGACGACCGGCTGCTGGATGGACATGTGGCCGTGCAGGTTCGCCATGTTGGTGATGATCGACAGCTTCTCGGTCGGCGCGAAGGTGGCCGGCAGAACGATGTCGGCAAACTGGCTCATCTCCGAGGCGTTGGTGACCAGGTGGGCGAAGAAGGGAAGCGCGGACAGCGCCTTTTCCCAGCGCTGGGCACCGGTGCCGGAGAAAGCAAAGTTGGTCCAGGTGCTGATGCACACCTTGATGGCCCCCGGATCCTTCAACATGCCGTTAGCCACGTTGTTGGTGACCACGTTCGCCTTGGCGCTCTCGGTCACCTTGCCGTCTTTCTCCTTTTTGTCGATGCCGCCCATGATGGCCGGCATGTCCTTGGCGCCGCGGCCGTCAATTTTTTTACCTTTGCCGGATTTTTTAGCCAGATCGTCCAGGTACTTGTCGATGGAGGGGAATTTATCCGTCGGCGCGCTTGAGCTCTGCATGACGCCGCCCTCGGTCTCAATCGAGCCGAGGATGCCGTTTAAGGCATAAACCGCCATGGAGGCATAGGTGCCGCGCGGGGTCATGGCCACGCCGGGGCCCATGTAGACGGCACAGGCCGAGCCCGCCTTGCCCATGGCGCGGGCGACGCGGACGATCTGCTTTTCCGGGATCAGGGTGACCTTGGCGGCCCAGGCCGGGGTTTTGTCCTTCAGCTCAAGGTTCCACCACTTGACCACGCCGTGGGTCTCCTTCTCGGCAAAAGCGGCCTCGTCCACGGTGGCGCCGGCCCTGAAGAGGTTCTTGCCGGCCTTGAAATCGCCGACGAACTCCTTGCTCCACATGCCTTCGCTCAGGAGCACATGGGCGATGGCCGCAGCCAGGGCGCCGTCTTCGCCGGGCTTGATCGGCAGCCACTCATTGGCCTTGGCGGCCGAAGCGGAGAGACGCGGATCAACGGCGATGACCGTGCCCCGGTCAAAAATATCACCGAACTTATTGATGGTGTTGGGCACCTGCCGGTTGGAGGAGAGCGGATCGCAGCCCCAAACCACCAGACATTTGGTCTTGGCCATGTCGTAATCGCGGTAACCGAAGAATCCCTGGGTATACCCGGGGCCCATTTTCTCCGCCTCGGCGCAGATGGCGCTGTGCGAGATGGCATTGGGACTGCCGAAGATCTTGGGCATGGTGCCGTAACAGAGCTCCGTGGAGGTCGGGGAATAGCGGCCGCGCATATAGAGGAGCTTTTCCGGCTCGCCGGCCTTGCGCAGTTCCATCATCTTATCGGCAATGGTGTCCAGGGCCTCGTCCCAGGTGATGGGGACGAACTTGGGGTCGATGCCGCGGCCCTTGGCCGGGTTGGTCCGCTTCATCGGGGTCAGAACCCGGTCCGGATCGTAGGTCTGCTGGAGCATCAAATGGCCCCTGGGGCAGCAGTAGCCGCTGTTGGCCTTACTGAGCTGGTTGCCGCGCACCTTCACGGCGCGGCCGTCCTGAACAAAGAACTCCACCGGACACCAGGCCGTGCAGCCCTGGCAGGTGGAGGGCATCCATGTGCCGGGCTTCTCCCCAATGGCTCCCCGAGGCGTTTCGGCCAGGGCGTTCAGGGTGGAACCCTTGAAGGCGGCGGCCGCCAGACCGGTTGCCGCGCTCAGCTTGAGAAAATCCCTTCTTTTGATCTTCATGCGTTGCTCTCCTTTGTGTGCTTCAGGCTATGCGACTCTTGTTGCCTCCGAAATCCTTTCTATTGCGATAGCGAGGCCCGCCTTGACAACCCCGCCGTGGATAACCTTGGTGAAGATCCCCTCCCGGGGCATGATGCAGTCGCCGGTGGCCTTCTTGATGGCGCAGCCGGCGTTGTGGCATTCCTTGCCGATCTGAGTAACTTCGAGCACCACCGTGCCGTCGATAATCAACCGGTCGCCGATGGCAAGCGCGGTCAACTCCACCCCCCGGCTGACGATATTCTCGGCAAACACCCCATGCTTCAGGTGGGGCATCTTCTTTTTCACCTGTTCGATGCTTTCCCCGGCCAGCAGGGAAACCTGCCGGTGCCAGATCCCGGCATGGGCGTCCCCGGTGATCCCCCAGTTTTCCTCCAGGTGGATCTCCGGCACCTCTTTTTTCACCATGCCTTTCTTTTCGCTGATGCATACCGCTTCGACCATGCCCATAGCCCCTCTCTTGGTTGTTGGGTAAGACGACAGACAGGCCCTCCAAACGAGGGCCGGAAGTACAAAAAAGCCGAAAACACATCCGATTACAGATCAGGATAGGGGAAGCGCGGGGGAAAAACAAGCGGGGGTTTTTTGATTTCTTTGTAGGGGTTTTCCCGACAACCGTCTGTCAGGAAAACGGGCTATTTCGCGGAACGTTTTTGGCGGGAGACAAACTCAACCAGCTCGGCCCTGGTCTCCAGGCCAAGCTTGGCCATGGCCCTGGAGCGATAGGTCGCCACGGTTTTTTCACTCAAGAAATGCTGCTCGGCGATCTCCCTGCTCGTGTAGCCCATGGCCACCGCAAGCATGACCTGCTGCTCCCGCGTGCTCAGCGAGAGCCAGAGCAATTCCTCGGGGGAGGTTGCCCCTTTTTCCTGCGCGGCCAGGATATCCGGCATCATGGCCGGATGGATGTACATCTGCCCCCGCATCACCGAACGGATGGCGTAGAGCAGATCGACATCCAGGCATTTCTTGAGAATAAAGCCCTTGGCGCCCTTGGCCACGGCCTCCTTGAGATACTGATGGTCCTCGTGCATGGTCAGCATGAGGACACGGGTCTTGGCCGCCTGTCGCAAAATCTCCGGCAGAAGCAGAAGCCCGCTGGTTCCGGGCAGGGAAATATCGAGGAGCACGATGTCCGGTTGCAGCTCCTTGGCCTGAGCCAGAGCCTTTGGCCCCGAATCGGCAGTGCCCGCCACCTCCATGTCCGGTTCGGCATTGAGCAGCAGGCGCAAGCCGGAGAGAAGCACCGGGTGATCATCAACCACCAGAATCCGGATCATTTCATTGTTCATGGCAAACCCCCGCCTTGGCAGGCATTTCAAAAACCAGCATGGTTCCATCGCCCGGACCGCTTTCAATCCGGAAAGTTCCCTGCAGCAACTGGGCTCTCTCCTTCATGCCCAATACCCCGAGCTTGGTCTTAGAATCAACCCGTTCCGGCTCAAAACCAATGCCGTTGTCCTCGATCACCCCCCGGATATTCTCCCCGCGCCATTCCAGAAGCACGCTCACCTCCGTGGCCCGGGCATGTCGCGCCACATTGGAGAGAGCTTCCTGCACGATCCGGTAGACGCAGGTTTCCGTGCAACCATCCGGCCTTTTCTCGGCAAAACCGATGATGGTCAGCTCCACCGGTATCTCCTGCCGGGTGATAAAACCCCGCACCAGCATCTCCACCGCCGGGACCAGACCAAGATCGTCCAGCACACTGGGCCGCAATGCCACCGCCAGATTATGGATCGCCTCCATCTCCTCGGTTATGGCCTTTCGTAACCGACCGATACTCTGGCGGGCCTCGGTCTCGTTTTTCGCGTTTTCCAACATCTTGAGATCAACCATGACCGAAGCCAGGGCCTGGCCGGTCTGGTCGTGGAGCTCGCGGGCGATCCGTTTTCTTTCTCCTTCCTGCCCGGCCATGACCCGGTGCAGAAAATCCCGCTGGAGATGTTCCTTTTCCAATCGGGCCTTATCCGCGCTGGCAAGAGAAAGCACCATGGCATTGAATCCCTCCAAGAGCTTTCCCAGTTCGTCCTGACTTTCCGCCGGGGCCAGGCTCACGGAATAATCCCCGCGCCGCACGGCCCGGGTTGCTTCGAGCAGTCGGCCCACCGGCCGGGTGATAATCCAGGTCAGTCCCAAGGACAACAACACCCCAAATACCGCGACCAACAAGGTTGTCCGGGCAAGGGATCCGGTGATCACCCCTATCTGACGGCGCAGGCTGTCGCCCTTCACCCCGGCCACCACCGCGCCTTCGTTGCCGTTGCTGATGCCTGCCGTCGCCTCCCAGATGCCGCCCTCGTTGGTGCGCAGCAGTCTCGGCCCGGAACCCTGCGGGGAGAGGCGGGAAGCCTTCTCCAACAGATCCGCCGGAAACCCGCCTTCAAAGGTATGGGCAACCACCTGCCCTGCACCATTGCGGACAAAAACATAACGCAGGTCCGGGCGATTCTGCACCGTGTTCCTGAGCATCTGGGTCAGGCCGTAGACATCGTTGATCAGCAGATAGTCGTGAGACTGATAGGAGAGTTCCGTTGCCACGAAGCGGCTCTCTTCCCGGAGAAAAGCTTCGATGTTCTCGCTGAGCGCCGCCTGCACCTTGTAAATGGTGACCGCGCCGAAGAGGAGGATCAGAGCCAGGGCCAGCCCCAGAATCTTCAGCTTCAACGGCACACTGAGCAGAACGGACCTGCCCCGCCGCACGGCTTGCCGGAGAAAAGCTGTCAAAGCGACAGGCACGGGCACCTCTCCTTAAAATCCATACAGTTTTGGCTCAGGCTCCACGAAGCGTTCCACCCCGAGCACGGCCAGGGCTTTTTCCCCCTCCGCATCCTGATGCAGTCCGAGGAGCAAATCTTTCAGCAAGGCCTTTCTCTCCGGGGAGATGGTGCGCGGCACCACCACCGGGGGGATGCCGAAATCCCGCGATTCCCAGATCACCCTGGTCCGCCGGGCAATATCCGGGTTGCGCTTTACGGCAAATTCATAGACCAGGCTGTCCACCGAAGCGCCGTCCGCGACACCCTCCATGACCGCAGCCATGGAACGATCATGACTGTAAGTGAAAATCGTCCGGCCGAAAAAGGTTTCCGGCTGCTGCCCCATACCCTGCAACAGGGAGAGGGGGTAGAGATAGCCGGTGTTGGAAAGCGGGTCGGTGAAGGCGAACACCTTGCCGCGCAGATCGGTAAATTCCCGGGCCGGGGAAGCGGCAGGCACGATGACAAAGGCCCGATAGGTGGTCTTGCCGTTGATCCGCGGGACAACCAGCAGCGAGATTGCCCCGTTCCGGGCGCCTTCGACATAGGCCCCGGTGCAGATGAAGCCGAGATCCACCACGTTTCTGGCCAGCAGGTCGTTCAGCTCCTGGTAGGTTTTGCGCTGCACCAGGATTGCCGGTTTGCCCATCTTGCGCCCCAGGTAATTGATGAGCGGCTGGTAGGAAAGCGCCGTACCCTGGGGAGAAAGAATGGCCCCCACCCCGATCCGCAGCGATTGGGAATCCGGCTCGACTTGCCCCGCCGGGAGCTGCCGGAGGTTGTCCAGCCGGATCAGGCGATCCTGCTCCACCTTTTCCTGCTGCCCACCTTCGCAGCCGGCCAGCAGAAAGAAAAGAAGGCCCAGACACACGGCCTTGCGCCAGACACCGCCAGACTTTCTTTTCGTGAACATGGTCATGACAGAATATATCACACGGGGTTTATGGTTTTTCCCTCAGAAAGTAACCATGCTGCGACCGAGACTGCCGTGCAGCATATCACTCAAGAATAAACCCGGCCACCGGAAGGTCTTTTCCCCACGTTTGCCAGGCACCGGCGTGAATATCCAGGGTCCGGGCCTCGCTGTCGTAGACGGCCTCGATGTTCGACTCCAGGCTGCATCTGCGATCGTAGTTGGTGTGGGTAAAAACGAGGCGATAGACCGTCTCGCTTTGCGCAACAACCTTCTCAACATAGGCGACATGGCCAGTTGGCATCTTTCTCCGGCTGTTGGCCGCAAGGATAAGGATACTGCCGGGCTGGGGGATAAGCGAGGTGTTACCGCGCTCTTTTTCACAGGCAAACCAGGTAAGGGGTCCATTTTCGTGCCCCAGGCGGCAACTGGCGATGCCGCTCCGGCAACGGGCAAAGGGAAGGCTCTGGGGTTCGCAGCGTCGCCCCTTGCTCCCGGGCCGCAGCGGAAAACACTCTGCCGTATCGCGCCCCTGCTCAGCAAGGGGTGCGCTGAAATTCTCCCGCGAAGAGAGCTGCCCTGGAAACGGCTCAACCATCGGCTCCTGGCCTGAAGAGGGGGCAGCCAGGGATTCTGGCCCGCCGCAGCCGAAACTCAACAGTAAAAACAGAAAAATTTTGCCGACCACCCGAACGGTACTTGGCTGCATAAGGATTCCGTGCTGCTCTGGTTGCTCTGAGGCCTACCGCGCCAGATTCTTTGCCGCATCATAGCAGACCCCCCCACCCTTGACAATGGCAAGGCAGGTTGAGCTGAATGATTGCGGGAGAATAGGGTTGCACCGCCTTGGCCATCATGCTATAAATGCCGTCTTTTCCTGGAGATACCCTCAGCATGATTGTTGAAATCGCAAGAAGCCGCGATTACAGCAGAGAGTGACCACGACCGGCGACGGTTGCCGCTTCGTAACCATTTGATTTCGGAGTCTCGCTGGCTCGTTTACCTGTGTCACGACATGTGCCCTTTTTCCCTTTTTACGAGAACATTCATGATTGTTGAAATCGCAACAAACCGCGATTACAACGGGTATCACTTTGTAACTTTTTAATTTTGGGTCACGAACCTGTTAACTTTTTCTTTTTTTGCGAGTGCATCATGATACACCTCACCAACATCAGCAAACAGCACGGCTCACAGGTCCTTTTTGCCAACGCCAGCCTGCAGATACTCCCCGGCATCCGCACCGGGTTGGTCGGCCCCAACGGCGCCGGCAAATCCACCATCTTCCGGCTGATCACCGGCGAGGAAGAACCGGACAAAGGCGAGATCACCTGCGCCAAGAAAACGGTGATCGGCTATTTTTCCCAGGAGGTGGGCGAGATGTCCGGCCGCTCGGCCCTTGAGGAAACCATGGCCGCCGTAAGCGAGGTGCTGCGGCTGGGCGAGGAGCTTAAGGTTATGGAGGCGGCCATGGCTCTGCCCATGGAGGATGAGGCCATGACCGCGCTGCTTACAAAATACGGCGACGCCATGGAGGAGTTCGAGCATCGCGGCGGCTACGATCTGGAATCCCGCGCCCAGGCGGTATTGACCGGGCTGGGCATCGGGCCGGAGGATTTCAACCGGCCGGTGGAATCGTTCAGCGGCGGCTGGAAGATGCGCATCGCCCTGGCCCGCATCCTGACCATGAACCCCGATGTCCTGCTGCTCGACGAGCCCACCAACCATCTGGACGTGGAGTCCATCGTCTGGCTGGAGGAATGGCTGGCCAAGGAGTTCAAGGGCGCGGTGCTCATGACCTGCCATGACCGCGATTTCATGAACCGCTTGGTTTCCCGGATCATCGAGGTGGCCAACTCCACCATCACCACCTACAGCGGCAATTACGATTTTTACCTGC
Proteins encoded in this window:
- a CDS encoding substrate-binding domain-containing protein is translated as MTMFTKRKSGGVWRKAVCLGLLFFLLAGCEGGQQEKVEQDRLIRLDNLRQLPAGQVEPDSQSLRIGVGAILSPQGTALSYQPLINYLGRKMGKPAILVQRKTYQELNDLLARNVVDLGFICTGAYVEGARNGAISLLVVPRINGKTTYRAFVIVPAASPAREFTDLRGKVFAFTDPLSNTGYLYPLSLLQGMGQQPETFFGRTIFTYSHDRSMAAVMEGVADGASVDSLVYEFAVKRNPDIARRTRVIWESRDFGIPPVVVPRTISPERKALLKDLLLGLHQDAEGEKALAVLGVERFVEPEPKLYGF
- a CDS encoding molybdopterin-dependent oxidoreductase, coding for MKIKRRDFLKLSAATGLAAAAFKGSTLNALAETPRGAIGEKPGTWMPSTCQGCTAWCPVEFFVQDGRAVKVRGNQLSKANSGYCCPRGHLMLQQTYDPDRVLTPMKRTNPAKGRGIDPKFVPITWDEALDTIADKMMELRKAGEPEKLLYMRGRYSPTSTELCYGTMPKIFGSPNAISHSAICAEAEKMGPGYTQGFFGYRDYDMAKTKCLVVWGCDPLSSNRQVPNTINKFGDIFDRGTVIAVDPRLSASAAKANEWLPIKPGEDGALAAAIAHVLLSEGMWSKEFVGDFKAGKNLFRAGATVDEAAFAEKETHGVVKWWNLELKDKTPAWAAKVTLIPEKQIVRVARAMGKAGSACAVYMGPGVAMTPRGTYASMAVYALNGILGSIETEGGVMQSSSAPTDKFPSIDKYLDDLAKKSGKGKKIDGRGAKDMPAIMGGIDKKEKDGKVTESAKANVVTNNVANGMLKDPGAIKVCISTWTNFAFSGTGAQRWEKALSALPFFAHLVTNASEMSQFADIVLPATFAPTEKLSIITNMANLHGHMSIQQPVVKPLGQAKPEETEMMWLLAEKLKARGFANLFDYYASIEDPETKKKPANVAEFVEIAAKISSHKVWDGKDKMKGDQISGWEDFKKKGIYNTETYAYKKNWGKFKTETKKFEFYSETLKKTLGLFADKNKTTVDEVLKASGYEAQGELVFVPHYESPKRHGSQEEYPFTFIDYKSRLNREGRSQNTAWYHEFKKVDVGDESWEDVVKINPADGKKLGIKTGDMVKLTSTNASITVKAKLWEGVRPGTIAKCYGQGHWAYGRVAAKDYAKAIPRGANNNELMPDDYDRLSGATARNGGFTGVKIQKA
- a CDS encoding MOSC domain-containing protein, giving the protein MGMVEAVCISEKKGMVKKEVPEIHLEENWGITGDAHAGIWHRQVSLLAGESIEQVKKKMPHLKHGVFAENIVSRGVELTALAIGDRLIIDGTVVLEVTQIGKECHNAGCAIKKATGDCIMPREGIFTKVIHGGVVKAGLAIAIERISEATRVA
- a CDS encoding response regulator; translated protein: MNNEMIRILVVDDHPVLLSGLRLLLNAEPDMEVAGTADSGPKALAQAKELQPDIVLLDISLPGTSGLLLLPEILRQAAKTRVLMLTMHEDHQYLKEAVAKGAKGFILKKCLDVDLLYAIRSVMRGQMYIHPAMMPDILAAQEKGATSPEELLWLSLSTREQQVMLAVAMGYTSREIAEQHFLSEKTVATYRSRAMAKLGLETRAELVEFVSRQKRSAK
- a CDS encoding sensor histidine kinase; this translates as MPVALTAFLRQAVRRGRSVLLSVPLKLKILGLALALILLFGAVTIYKVQAALSENIEAFLREESRFVATELSYQSHDYLLINDVYGLTQMLRNTVQNRPDLRYVFVRNGAGQVVAHTFEGGFPADLLEKASRLSPQGSGPRLLRTNEGGIWEATAGISNGNEGAVVAGVKGDSLRRQIGVITGSLARTTLLVAVFGVLLSLGLTWIITRPVGRLLEATRAVRRGDYSVSLAPAESQDELGKLLEGFNAMVLSLASADKARLEKEHLQRDFLHRVMAGQEGERKRIARELHDQTGQALASVMVDLKMLENAKNETEARQSIGRLRKAITEEMEAIHNLAVALRPSVLDDLGLVPAVEMLVRGFITRQEIPVELTIIGFAEKRPDGCTETCVYRIVQEALSNVARHARATEVSVLLEWRGENIRGVIEDNGIGFEPERVDSKTKLGVLGMKERAQLLQGTFRIESGPGDGTMLVFEMPAKAGVCHEQ
- a CDS encoding CHAP domain-containing protein, whose amino-acid sequence is MQPSTVRVVGKIFLFLLLSFGCGGPESLAAPSSGQEPMVEPFPGQLSSRENFSAPLAEQGRDTAECFPLRPGSKGRRCEPQSLPFARCRSGIASCRLGHENGPLTWFACEKERGNTSLIPQPGSILILAANSRRKMPTGHVAYVEKVVAQSETVYRLVFTHTNYDRRCSLESNIEAVYDSEARTLDIHAGAWQTWGKDLPVAGFILE